One window from the genome of Natrialba magadii ATCC 43099 encodes:
- the cmk gene encoding (d)CMP kinase, whose protein sequence is MLLTVSGPPGSGKSTTAGLLADAFDLDHVSGGDIFRELADERGYTPLEFNKLAEENDQIDRDLDRRLCEIAVEEDDLVLESRLAGWLAGDQADFRFWLDAPPAVRGERIGEREEKDPDRATEETQAREASEAQRYEEYYGIDIRDLTIYDLSVNTARWEPDAVLDMLVTAVEEYDATGDEGQATVPLEYDI, encoded by the coding sequence ATGTTACTCACCGTCTCTGGCCCGCCAGGTAGCGGGAAGAGCACCACCGCAGGATTGCTCGCTGACGCGTTCGATCTCGACCACGTCAGCGGCGGCGACATCTTCCGCGAGCTCGCAGACGAGCGCGGCTACACCCCACTCGAGTTCAACAAACTCGCCGAGGAGAACGACCAGATCGACCGCGATCTCGACCGACGACTCTGCGAAATCGCCGTCGAAGAGGACGACCTAGTACTCGAGTCCCGGCTGGCCGGCTGGCTCGCCGGCGATCAGGCGGACTTTCGTTTCTGGCTCGATGCGCCGCCGGCGGTTCGTGGCGAGCGAATCGGCGAGCGCGAGGAGAAGGATCCAGACCGTGCGACCGAGGAAACCCAGGCTCGCGAGGCGAGCGAGGCCCAGCGCTACGAGGAGTACTACGGCATCGACATTCGCGACCTGACCATCTACGACCTCTCGGTCAACACAGCTCGCTGGGAGCCCGATGCCGTCCTCGATATGCTCGTCACGGCTGTCGAGGAGTACGACGCCACGGGCGACGAAGGCCAGGCAACCGTCCCTCTCGAGTACGATATCTAG